The Populus trichocarpa isolate Nisqually-1 chromosome 18, P.trichocarpa_v4.1, whole genome shotgun sequence genomic interval ACTTGAGAGTGCTTCACACCTCCAATTTCACTCCACATCATCACGGGTCAGAACACGCGCTTAAGTTTCAACGATTTATTGGAACGTGTGAAAACGCGCTGCAGGATAGTGTGATCTGATGTTTGGTCCCAGGATTCATTCTAGTatacaagaaacaaaatagatatatatatatatatataaaaaaaagggggcaGTCAATCTGATGGATTAAAGTAATCTAATCTAACAGTAATATACTACTAataaatatccttttttttttttaaatgttggtGTAGTAatggttgtatttttaaaatatattttattttaaaatatattgaaataatattttttaaatttttttaaaaattaatttaaaataaaaaaacacttttaaagttaaaaacaaatgggttcctttttctataaaaacaatGCTACGCTTTAGagattaacttaaaaaaaaataagttattcagttaatttatgaatttttaaattaatctgagtgtattattttaattaaaaaggttattacagtgttttttaaaaagacttctgaaaatgattatattaaatcataattaaaaaaatcatttggatttaatttaattaaaattttttaatttaatttaagatttaaaccaagttaaatatcaactccaataaaaaaaaggaagtaaCGAAAGATGACGCAAGCACTAAAAAATAGGGCCCAGATAGCATTTTACAGAAATCTTTGTAACTGATGGTACTACATCCCCACCCCCCTCTCTACTCTCCAGAAATTCTCTTTCTCTATCCTtttcacaataaaaacaaaaaaaatcatgcatctATCTGCCCCCCTAACACTAATTTACTGCTACTGCTACTTTCTACTCTTCCTGGTCGGTCTTATTTGTTtagtattatttaaatatttaattactatttaacaTTGTTGGGTATATTTGAgatgggatatttttttttgttattgaatcATCAGTAGCAGCGGCATCATCAGATGGATAGAGATAGAAAAGAGTTCAGTGagtaagagagagaaagagggatcGATGGTTATTGTGAAGAGGAGGATCCGATCTTTCGTTTTCGCGTTGAATTCTCTTATGTAGCTTTTTATGTGAGTGAGAAAGcgagaaaaaaagcaaaacaaaacaaacaactcAAAGCAAGTAAAGGGGAAGCCAAGAAAgagatggatggatggatggatagATAGTAGATCCTGCCATAAGAGCCTTCTTGTTAGATAAAAGGGAATTATAAAGatagcttcttttttatttttatttagttctttGTTGTTTGATAATCTCCTCATCCCTCCCTCTCCACCTGAAAATTGTAAGCCAATTTGTCCATTTGgacaaaccaaaaccaaaccaccCTTGTTGTTTGTCTTTAGCGATTACATCCCCCACTCCCTGAAAACAAAGAACTTGCAAGAAAGAAAGCTTCTTTATTCCTTCTTGAATTCATTTCAATACAGAGTTTGAATTTGACGAAGACTTTTGTTCCTGGTTTTCAAGAAATGAGAGCTGGACTTAGCACCATCCAGCAAACTCTGACACCAGAGGCGGCGAGTGTACTGAACCACTCGATTGCCGAAGCAAGCCGCCGTAACCATGGTCAGACCACACCACTTCATGTGGCGGCAACACTATTAGCTTCCCAATCTGGTTTCCTCCGTCAAGCATGCATCAAATCACACCCTAATTCTTCGCATCCTCTTCAGTGCAGAGCTCTTGAGCTCTGCTTTACTGTTGCCCTCGAACGCCTCCCTACTGCACAAAACCTTAGTCCTGGCCTTGACCCACCAATCTCCAATGCCTTAATGGCTGCACTAAAGCGTGCCCAGGCTCATCAGCGAAGAGGGTGCCCTGAACAGCAGCAACAACCACTTTTGGCTGTCAAAGTTGAGCTGGAGCAGTTGATTATATCAATTCTTGATGATCCAAGTGTTAGTAGAGTTATGAGGGAAGCTAGCTTTTCGAGCCCAGCTGTTAAGGCAGCAATTGAGCAATCTTTGAATGCTTCTTCGAATTCGAATCCTGCTGCTAACTCTGGGATTGGATTGGGGTTTCGTGCTCCAGGAGCTGTGGCTGTTCCTGCTCCTGTTACTAATAGGAATTTTTATATGAATCCAAGATTGCAACAAGGGAGTGTCGGTCAATCTGGTGCACCAAGAAATGAGGAGGTTAAGAAGGTTATTGCTATTTTGTCCAAGAGTAAGAAGAAGAATCCTGTTTTGGTAGGTGAATCAGAGCCAGAGATGGTAGTGAAGGAGGTTTTGAAGAGAATAGAGAGTAAAGAAGTAGGAGATGGGGTGTTAAAGAATGTTCATGTGATTCATttagaaaaagagtttttggaTAAAGCACAGGTAGCGGCGAGGATTGTGGAATTAGGGGGGTTGATTGAGACCCGGATAGGGAATTTGGATTGTGGTGGCGTGATTCTTGATATGGGGGATTTGAAATGGCTTGTTGAGCAGCAAGTGAGCTTTGCAGGTTCTGGTGGGGTTCAGCAGCAGCAGATTGTGTCAGATATTGGGCGGTCGGCTGTGGAGGAGATGAAGAAGCTTTTGGGGAGGTTTGGAGAGGGGAGTGGTGGTGGGAAGGTTTGGTTGATTGGGACTGCTACTTGTGAGACATATTTGAGATGCCAAGTCTATCATCCTTCAATGGAAAATGATTGGGATCTGCAGGCTGTGCCAATTGCTGCTAGAGCACCTCTTCCAGGGATGTTTCCTAGGTATATGTGCTGTTATTGCTATTTTTGGAGCTATACTTTTTCATTCATTAGCTTAACTTACGCGTTAGCCAGAGGATCTGGTGGAAAACTGGAGATGTTCTTACATCTTCAATGAGTGATGCCTTCGGAAATTGCTGTGTTGTAGATTGTTTGATATCTGGACTTTCGGAAAATATATTCCTAGTTAAGTTCTATATACTGATCTACAATTTGGGATTTTTTGTCTGTTCGTTCAGAAAGTTGCATGCTAGTGGAGGTTTCGGAGAATTCTGACATCTGAATTGCACCTGGCTTAAGGAATAAAAACTTCCTTTAGTTtaaggatttgtttttatatagtcCTTTGTCCAGAGAATAATTGTGATTAATCATTCTTTTTTCTGTTACTTATGATTAAATcatttacattattgtcgatgtgtAGGCTTGGAACCAATGGAATCCTCAGCAGCTCAGTCGAGTCTCTATCACCACTGAAGGGTTTTCCATCTGTGACTCTTGCTCCGCCAAGGCGTTTCTCTGAGAACTTGGATCCTGCTCGAAGAATGAGTTGTTGCCCTGATTGCATGCGGAATTATGAGCAAGAGCTAGCAAAAATTGTACCGAAGGAGGTTGAGAAATCTTCAGGAGTCAAATCTGAATCAGCTGAGCCACCACTGCCACAATGGTTGAGAAATGCAAAGCCTCAAGATGGTGATGTTGAGTCATCTGATCCGACAGTGGTAAGTTAGCTCAAACCTCAAAGTGAACTGCAAACTTGTACTGGCGGAAATAagattcttttttctcattttaagtGCTAAAATCAAAAGTTCAACAATGAAACTAATATTGTCGCTGTGTTATCATGCAGACCAAGGATCAAGAACTGATGTTGAAGCAGAAGAGACTGGAGTTGCAGAAGAACTGGCACGATAGATGCTTGCATCTTCATCCTGCTTATCATCAACCTAATCTTGGATCTGAAAGAATTGCCCAACCTGCTCTCTCAATGACAAACTTACATAATCATAACCTGCTTCCTCGCCAACCTTTCCAGCCCAAgttaagtttaaataaaaagccGGACAGAACCCTCGTGTTCAACCCAAATCTGTTGCCAAGCCAACCAGCTGGACGGGCAACCACTCCGCCTGGAAGCCCTGTGAGAACAGACCTGGTTCTTGGTAGACCAAAGGTTGTTGGGGAGACTCCTGAAAAAGAACACGAGGACCGTACCAAGGACTTTTTAAGCTGTGTACCTTCTGAGCCGCGACCCAATTTCAATGAATTGCACAGCGTCAAACTTCTCAGCAAATTAGATGCTGACTCGTTCAAGAAACTCCTCAAGGGTCTTCTGGAAAAGGTTTGGTGGCAACGGGATGCAGCATCTGCAGTGGCTACAACAGTGACACAATGCAAATTGGGTCATGGTAAAGGTCGGAGCACCGGATCAAAGGGTGACATTTGGCTGTTGTTCACTGGTCCTGACAGGGCTGGCAAGAAGAAGATGGCATCTGCTCTTTCAGAGCTTGTTTGTGGGGCAAATCCAATAATGGTTTGCCTTGGTTCATGGCGTGAGGATGGGGAATCTGAAGTGAGTTTCCGTGGTAAAACTGTGCTTGATCGAATAGCAGAGGCAGTTAGAAGGAACCCCTTCTCAGTAATCATACTAGAGGATATTGATGAAGCGGATATGCTTGTTAGAGGGAGCATAAAGCGGGCTATGGAGAGAGGTCGTATTGCCGATTCCCTTGGCCGTGAAATCAGTCTTGGTAATGTTATATTCATTCTGACTGCAAATCGCTTACCAGACAATCTCAAATTCCTATCAAACGGCATTTCGCTGGATGAGAAGAAGCTTGCGAGTCTGGCTAGCGGAGGTTGGCAATTAAGGCTAACCCTTTCTGAGAGAACAGCAAAGCGCAGAGCCAATTGGCTTCATGATGAAGAGAGGTCGGCAAAGCCAAGGAAGGACTTAGGAACAGCACTAGCATTCGACTTGAACGAAGCTGCTGAGACAGGGGATGATAAAGCAGATGGCTCGCACAATTCAAGTGATCTTACAGTTGatcatgaagatgaagatgcCCTCAACAACAGACTGTTGACGTCTGCAACTTCATCGGTCTCTAAAGAGCTGCTCAATTTAGTGGACGACCACATTGTCTTCAAACATGCAGATTTCAGCTCCATTAGACACGACATTTCAAATTCTATAACCAAGAAGTTTTCGACCATCTTCAGCAATCAGATGCAGATTGAAATCCAAGACGAGGCATTGGAAAAAATTGTTGGCGGGATATGGTTAGCCCGAACAGGCTTAGAAGAATGGACCGACAACGTATTGGTTCCAAGCTTGCGCCAGCTCAAATTACGGCTACCTATATGCGCTAACGAATCCACGATCATCCGGCTCGAGCCTGATACCGATTCTGACAGCCGTAGCCACGGTGATTGGCTGCCAAGTAGCATCAGAGTGGTGGTTGATGGGTTGTGAACCAGGGGCACTCATGGCTGAGATAGGGAGAGAATGGATAGCGTTGGCAATCCCTTGTTTATGTTGGACAGAGTTGTAAATATGGTCGACTGTTTTTGGCGGACGGTGAAAACGGTTGAGGGGggtaaaaaggaaaagaaagcagTTTAGAGAAGAGGGAGATGTTGAGTTGATAGATTAACGGAATCTTTAGGCAGCAATGtctcacttttcttttattaagttcttttatatgcttttttttttttttttgttataggattttatagtattttgtcatagatataaatatttattgtttacgTGGGACcatgattaataaaaatgaGGCATTCCTCCTgttataggtttttttcttctcattttattttatcaccCCCACGATTATTCAGCAGTAGCCATTGATAGTGATTTAACAGAGCTTCAACTTATCCCTTTACATGGCAAAATCTCAAGATGATAACTAGGGGAGTTGAGTTCGTGCTTGAGATGGACAGACTGGTTTCTTGCCAAATTCCAAGAATCCGACTGCTCGAGATTTTCCTTTCTCGTGAAAGATATGTTCACGTGGATTGTTTTGTATGCTGGTGAGGGAGTGTCGCTACTcattttgttagaaaatttgcatttgtcatgtttttcaataatacaATCGGTGTGCACCGAGGCCTCTGGCCAGTGGTTATTGGGCTTTTCATCTCTGTATTTTGGATTTAAGTTTCAGCGTGCATGTTTGTCACTCTCGTGGTGCTTTATTTACCAACTAGGCTTGCAGGGTATTCAATGAGTCCGAAGATTAATCGTGTTGCACGTAAGCTGACCTGGACATCccggattataaaaaaaaaaaatacaatcggTGCATAGATTGACTTGTGAATTATACACATAATTTAGCTCTAGAAGATTATTATTCTAATAGCCCACAGGagagttttcttctcttttactAGCTAACACGATGGGAATAGATTTACACCTCCTCAACCTCTTTGTTCTTgagctatttatttttgtattttaaaatattttattttttatttaaagtaaaaatattattttaaaaaacaaaaaaaatacattattataTCCTTATCCctacgagaaaaaaaaaagaaaccggCGTTATTGCAAGAGGTGGCGAAAGGACAGGAACAGATGTAGAATGTACAAAACACAAGAAATAAGACAGCACCCATCCATCTGTCACTAACACCACGTGGCCCATGTCTCCATAAAAGGAAAGAGGAGTAAATTACAGGCACAACCCACCATGAAATTTGGTTTTCAACATTAATGGATCGTAATTTCCAAATTGAGACGAATCATAAAGAATTATCAGTTAATGACAGATAGATAGCAAAGCTGGGAATGGCAACTACCCCCTCCTAGCTCCAGGCAGTCTTCGTGGGTAGCAGCAGGCAGCAGGCAGCAGGCAGCAGGCAGCAGGCAGCAGGCAGCAGCATTTTCTTCCCTCGTCTCCCTCGCTTTACTGCTTGTACAGGCCTCTAATTCTCTACTTGTGCTTGCTTAGCAGCATTTTCTTCCCTCGTCTCCCTCGCTTCACTGCTTGTACAGGCCTCTAATTATATTAACCTatccaaaaaatttaataaatttcattgaCCGTTGACGGtgaagttttataaatttcacaTTTAATAATGTCTCCAATTAAGAGAGAAACGGGTGGAGAACTTATgaaactatatataattttattctcaACAAAATTATTTGCAAGTTTAAACCAAAtgcataattttattcttcaaaattcttccttttgtttcaaataaaattaacaaagaattaATGTACTTCCTCTCCACTTTATTTCCCTTCATTTGTCACACTTACTTTCAAACAAAATGAGGGAAAGTAACTTCACTGACTTTTTTCCTCTTACATTTGTTCCTTATAATCAAAGCTATAGATTCATCACGCAAATGACCTTGATGATTATCATCATCAAGACTTGGCAATAAATTGGATCACATCAACTTATTGGAGACTCATTTCAATAGCATCTGTGTTGTTGAAAAATGCTGTACGGAATTTGGTAGTCTTCTGCTGATTGAAACTATAAGCTATAAATACAAAAGGAAAGCACAATTAATAGGGTAAACAAAGCACACTTTGAATATAGAATATATAGAGAAGAACATCACGAAGTGGTGACATTAAAAACCCCACAACGTATCTGGACAAAGGATGAATTAATCGAGTAGGGAAACTAGCTAGAAATCCCAAATATTTGAGGATGATGAAGAtcgattttatatatataggagcTTTTAATTAAGAGCTAATTAGCAGCATATATACATGAATGATTCTTCTATAGCAGCTGATTCCCTCCCTGTGACTCAGAATGATTATTCGCTGTGTGTCAACCAAGAGTCTGCATGTGCCTCTGCTCACCGTGTCTCAAAGGGCAAGAGAACGCAGCCCCAGATTGTCAAACCTCCATGTCAAAGAAAAAGCCGCCCAATTAATGCATATATGATAAACATCCACATGAACAAAgacatttcttttctctttccatgTCGACAAAGTCAAGATGACACTAATGCTGACAAAAATCATTGCGTGCTTCTCGTTGAAGATCAACTGGAGCTAACTTAATATCAACCCTGCATTGCATGTGTTCTCATTTAAGATCATCACCTAAAttcatgtatgtatatatatatcctaaagTTTTGAACTAGAGCTTTAATGATAGTGAAAATTAAATGGATAGCTAGATTCTTCATATTGAAGGTGACGTGAaagtaaatatttatattgCTTAGCATGCAGAGAGGCCTGGCGTAGTTTCCACTAATTCAAATATTGTTTATCCATTTAATTAATCCGTAATTTGATGGAATGattaatttagctttttttatacgttttttttccttttgttttatgtaatcTTATGATGTCAgcctttttatttcttgataaaaaagCTGATGATGTCAATTTCTCACATTTTATACCATGCACAATTTCcggtgaaaattatttttcatatgtgctttaaatataaaaatgtgaaCGATAGcattaacatagaaaaaaagtattatatatataatcaactaACCATTTAATAGGTGGTCCAATAAtaaaagtttcaaattaaaaggtttgctCCTCCTGTAATTTCAGGTTTGAGCATTGTGGTTGCTAATAAAATAGTCACTAGAGGcgtacatgatcattaacttcagggcccgtggaattagacGAGAT includes:
- the LOC7461609 gene encoding protein SUPPRESSOR OF MAX2 1 yields the protein MRAGLSTIQQTLTPEAASVLNHSIAEASRRNHGQTTPLHVAATLLASQSGFLRQACIKSHPNSSHPLQCRALELCFTVALERLPTAQNLSPGLDPPISNALMAALKRAQAHQRRGCPEQQQQPLLAVKVELEQLIISILDDPSVSRVMREASFSSPAVKAAIEQSLNASSNSNPAANSGIGLGFRAPGAVAVPAPVTNRNFYMNPRLQQGSVGQSGAPRNEEVKKVIAILSKSKKKNPVLVGESEPEMVVKEVLKRIESKEVGDGVLKNVHVIHLEKEFLDKAQVAARIVELGGLIETRIGNLDCGGVILDMGDLKWLVEQQVSFAGSGGVQQQQIVSDIGRSAVEEMKKLLGRFGEGSGGGKVWLIGTATCETYLRCQVYHPSMENDWDLQAVPIAARAPLPGMFPRLGTNGILSSSVESLSPLKGFPSVTLAPPRRFSENLDPARRMSCCPDCMRNYEQELAKIVPKEVEKSSGVKSESAEPPLPQWLRNAKPQDGDVESSDPTVTKDQELMLKQKRLELQKNWHDRCLHLHPAYHQPNLGSERIAQPALSMTNLHNHNLLPRQPFQPKLSLNKKPDRTLVFNPNLLPSQPAGRATTPPGSPVRTDLVLGRPKVVGETPEKEHEDRTKDFLSCVPSEPRPNFNELHSVKLLSKLDADSFKKLLKGLLEKVWWQRDAASAVATTVTQCKLGHGKGRSTGSKGDIWLLFTGPDRAGKKKMASALSELVCGANPIMVCLGSWREDGESEVSFRGKTVLDRIAEAVRRNPFSVIILEDIDEADMLVRGSIKRAMERGRIADSLGREISLGNVIFILTANRLPDNLKFLSNGISLDEKKLASLASGGWQLRLTLSERTAKRRANWLHDEERSAKPRKDLGTALAFDLNEAAETGDDKADGSHNSSDLTVDHEDEDALNNRLLTSATSSVSKELLNLVDDHIVFKHADFSSIRHDISNSITKKFSTIFSNQMQIEIQDEALEKIVGGIWLARTGLEEWTDNVLVPSLRQLKLRLPICANESTIIRLEPDTDSDSRSHGDWLPSSIRVVVDGL